GCCCGCTGTCTGCACGGCGCCATCCTCCTCCGGCCTACCGGCGAGGAGACCGGCTGCGCGCGGCAGGTCCACCCGTCCGCTCACCCCTGGGGGCCGCCCAGCCGGGCCAGGGCGGCGTTGAGGGTGACGACGTCGACGGTGGGTTCCCCGATGAAGCCGAGGTCACGGCCGTGCGTGTTCTCGGCCACGAGCTGCTCCACCTGCTCCACCGGCAGGCCGCGCTCGCGGGCCACCCGTGCCACCTGGATCTGGGCGTACTCGGGAGAGACGTCCGGGTCCAGGCCGGAGGCGGAGGCGGTCACCGCGTCGGCGGGGACGGCAGCGGGCGACACGCCCTCGCGTGCGGCGACGTCGGCGCGGCGCTGCTCCACGGTCGTGACGAGCTGGGCGTCGTTCG
This portion of the Quadrisphaera setariae genome encodes:
- the kdpC gene encoding potassium-transporting ATPase subunit KdpC → MSRVLDLSRQSVAGLRLLLALTVLLGLVYPTVVLGVGRLVPGRADGSMISVDGRPAGSSLIGQQFGSDQDPASELPWFQPRPSAAGDGYDPQSSGASNLGPNDAQLVTTVEQRRADVAAREGVSPAAVPADAVTASASGLDPDVSPEYAQIQVARVARERGLPVEQVEQLVAENTHGRDLGFIGEPTVDVVTLNAALARLGGPQG